The Ehrlichia chaffeensis str. Arkansas DNA segment CGTGGTAAAGTAAAACTTCCACTATCACCTAACAAAGACTTCTCTTCAATAATTGGCCCCCCAGGATACCCAAGATTTAACATTCTTGCTACTTTATCAAATACTTCACCTAAAGAATCATCCAAAGAAGAACCTAACTTATAATAACACCTTACATCGTAAGCTACCAAGAACTGACAATGCCCTCCAGACATTATTAACAATAAGAATGGAAAATCTATTTCATAAAACATACGAATAATTAAAGCATGAGCCTCTAAATGATTAATTTCAATAATAGGCTTACCAGTAACACTGGAAATTGCTTTAGCCATCATTATGCCAACTATTAAACCACCAATAAGACCAGGACCTGCAGTAACAGCAATAGCATCAATATCATTAAAACAAAGTTGCGACTCCTCTATACAACTACCAACTAACTCATATAAATAATTAATATGAGCACGAGAAGCAATTTCCGGAACAACTCCACCATATGCTGCATGTTCCTGCTGTGAAAGAATTTTATGTGATAAAACCTCCTTATTACTATTTACAATAGCAACAGCAGTTTCATCACAACTTGTTTCTATACCTAATACTATTTTTAATTTATCCACACTTTCTTATTTTATAGCTCCAATTTCTTTATAATAACGTTCAGCACCATCATGCATAGGAGTAATACTTGACTTTGCCATATCTTGCACAGTAAGAGTTTTTAAAGCCCCAGTAATGCTACGAAGTTCTCGTAAATGAGTTGCTATAGACTTTACTATCTTATATGCTAAATCATTACTTAACTCTGTAGTAGTAACCAGCGATGCCTTCACTGACACAGTCTGTATATCTGGTGAATCATTATATAACCCACCACTGATAATATCTTTTTGGTAATAGGGATACTTAGCATGTAAATCATCTATTAATCTATCATCTAAAGGAATAAATTTTATATCACAAGTTGCAGATGCTTCCTGAATTGAAGCATTAGGATGTCCAATCACATCTACCATTACATCAATTTTATTATCACATAAAGCTTGAGCTTGCTCTGATGATTTTAATTCTGCCATGACAGAAAAATCCTTCTTAGTCCAACCTTTTTCTCCTAATAATTTTAACATTGCTACCCTTACCCCAGTACCAGGACTACCAATATTAACTCTTTTGCCTTTTATATCATCAATAACTGATATATTGGAGCTTTTTTTAACAACAATAGTAAGATACTCTTTATGCAGAGATGCTAACATTCTCAAATTATCCATCGGAAGCATTTTTTCATAAAACCCTAAACCATTATACGCATAGTACTCTAAATCTGACTGAACAATACTTATATCCATATTCGAATAACGTATAGAATTCAGGTTATATACACTTCCAGTAGTAGAAGAAATAGAACAAATAATCTTATTATCCTTACCATAATCACTTGCTATAAATCTACAAATACTACCTCCTATAGGGTAATATACCCCTGTCATAGAACCAGTACCAATTAAAATATATTCTCTATTTAAACTATCATCTGACGAGGCAATTGCATTATTAAAAAGTACACTAATAATAAATACATACACAATTAACACTTTTTTCATTAATTTTGCCTCACATTTACAGCACCATATATTATATCGCAAAAACTACTTACCTTTAAACTGGCACTACCAACCAATACACCAGACAATTGATTTATAGCAATAACATCCTTTATGTTACTCTGATTCACTGCACCACCATATATAATATTAGATTTACTATCATACGACCTTATAATATCTAAAGATTCAGTTATCATATCAATAGAAGGAATAGTATTACTTCCTATTGCCCATACAGGCTCATAAGCTATAACAAACTCACCATGTTTAGGGAAAGAATTATAACACTGATCTAATAAAGCATTTTTTAACATACCATTTTCTCTATCTAACAAAGTTTCCCCAATACAAATAATTGGAATTAACCCTGCATCTATTGCAGATTTTGCCTTCAACTGTACACAATAATCAGATTCATAAAATATGCTTCTTCTCTCATAGTGACCTACTATTACATAACTGCAACCACAACTATACAACATTTTAGCACTAACTTCCCCAGTATATTTCCCTTCAGATTCATAAAAACAGTTCTGTGCACCAAGTTTAATATTGGGAGCACAATCAACTATCTTAGAACATGCAATAAAAGGTGGACACAATACCACTTCTACATCAGCCTTTACATTAACTAAATTAGCACTTAATTCTTTTGTAAAAGAGGAAAAAGTAAGAAAGTCACCATACATCTTCCAATTAGCAACGATGAGCAATGACATAAAAATTACTAAAATTAAATGTGCCGGCTATAAGACTTGAACTCATAACCCTCTGATTACAAATCAGATGCTCTCCCAGTTGAGCTAAGCCGGCTGGAACTTTTTGTAATTCTATATATAATATTATAAAAGTCAATACCCAGAATCATATTTTATATATTTAATATCACTTTACATGTATAATAAACATAAATTACCATCATATATTCTTATAATCATGAATCATATTAGTAAGATAAATCCTAAAAAAGAATTAAGCCAATGTTTTATTTCGTCAACCCATATTACAGATCAAATAGTTAACTATGCTGGCAATATCAGTGATTACTCAATAATAGAAATTGGTCCAGGACTTGGTACAATGACTTATTCTATATTAAATAAAAACCCTAAAAAACTAATTTCTATAGAAAAAGACCGTAGGTTATCAACAATACATGAAAAAATAGTTGAAGAATTTCAAGGAAAATACGAATTTATATTATCAGATGCACTAAACATAGATTTACGTGATATTATTGAACCTCCAGTAAAAGTAATAGCAAACCTACCCTATCATATAGCAACTACTCTATTAATAAAATGGATGGATTATATTAATTTTTTTACTAGTTTTACATTAATGTTCCAAAAAGAAGTAGCAGATCGTATAGTAGCACAACCAAATAATAAAAATTATGGTACACTATCTATACTCATTCAATTACTATCTAATGTGTATAAAATGGAGGATTTTGGACCAGAAATATTTTCACCTCAACCCAAAGTAATGTCATCTGTAATTAACATTATTGCATTACCAGAA contains these protein-coding regions:
- the tsaD gene encoding tRNA (adenosine(37)-N6)-threonylcarbamoyltransferase complex transferase subunit TsaD codes for the protein MDKLKIVLGIETSCDETAVAIVNSNKEVLSHKILSQQEHAAYGGVVPEIASRAHINYLYELVGSCIEESQLCFNDIDAIAVTAGPGLIGGLIVGIMMAKAISSVTGKPIIEINHLEAHALIIRMFYEIDFPFLLLIMSGGHCQFLVAYDVRCYYKLGSSLDDSLGEVFDKVARMLNLGYPGGPIIEEKSLLGDSGSFTLPRALTNRPGCDFSFSGLKTAVRNIIAGQKCINHELVCNISASFQDCVGDILVNRINNAIVMSKDIDHRINKLVVTGGVAANKLLRNRMSVCANDNGFEILYPPSKLCTDNGVMIGWAGIENLAKGYVSNLNFFPRARWPLENLRFDILRK
- a CDS encoding TAXI family TRAP transporter solute-binding subunit, with amino-acid sequence MKKVLIVYVFIISVLFNNAIASSDDSLNREYILIGTGSMTGVYYPIGGSICRFIASDYGKDNKIICSISSTTGSVYNLNSIRYSNMDISIVQSDLEYYAYNGLGFYEKMLPMDNLRMLASLHKEYLTIVVKKSSNISVIDDIKGKRVNIGSPGTGVRVAMLKLLGEKGWTKKDFSVMAELKSSEQAQALCDNKIDVMVDVIGHPNASIQEASATCDIKFIPLDDRLIDDLHAKYPYYQKDIISGGLYNDSPDIQTVSVKASLVTTTELSNDLAYKIVKSIATHLRELRSITGALKTLTVQDMAKSSITPMHDGAERYYKEIGAIK
- a CDS encoding triosephosphate isomerase, producing the protein MSLLIVANWKMYGDFLTFSSFTKELSANLVNVKADVEVVLCPPFIACSKIVDCAPNIKLGAQNCFYESEGKYTGEVSAKMLYSCGCSYVIVGHYERRSIFYESDYCVQLKAKSAIDAGLIPIICIGETLLDRENGMLKNALLDQCYNSFPKHGEFVIAYEPVWAIGSNTIPSIDMITESLDIIRSYDSKSNIIYGGAVNQSNIKDVIAINQLSGVLVGSASLKVSSFCDIIYGAVNVRQN
- the rsmA gene encoding 16S rRNA (adenine(1518)-N(6)/adenine(1519)-N(6))-dimethyltransferase RsmA; amino-acid sequence: MNHISKINPKKELSQCFISSTHITDQIVNYAGNISDYSIIEIGPGLGTMTYSILNKNPKKLISIEKDRRLSTIHEKIVEEFQGKYEFILSDALNIDLRDIIEPPVKVIANLPYHIATTLLIKWMDYINFFTSFTLMFQKEVADRIVAQPNNKNYGTLSILIQLLSNVYKMEDFGPEIFSPQPKVMSSVINIIALPEPRFHVNYRKLSQVLKTTFSERRKMIRSTLKKLTNNADEMLESLNIDNNLRPENLSIEQFCQITNCIN